One stretch of Anguilla anguilla isolate fAngAng1 chromosome 5, fAngAng1.pri, whole genome shotgun sequence DNA includes these proteins:
- the LOC118228536 gene encoding cytoskeleton-associated protein 5-like isoform X2 encodes MADDSEWMKLPIDQKCEHKVWKARLNGYEEAVKLFQSIEDEKSPEWSKYLGQIKKFVTDSNAVAQLKGLEAALAYIENAHVASKTTGEVVSGVVSKVFNQPKPRAKELGTEICLMYIEIEKVEIVQEELIKGLDNKNPKIVVACVETMRKALSEFGSKIVSLKPIVKLLPKLFESREKAVRDEAKLLAVEIYKWIRDALRPPLQHINSVQLKELEEEWVKLPATAPRQSRFLRSQQHLKAKFEQQQAAGGDEVDGDDDEEASPQVDPYELLEAVEILSKVPKDFYEKIEAKKWQERKEALEAIEVLTKNPKLENGDYGDLVRALKKVVGKDANVMLVTLAAKCIAGLAAGLRKKFGTYSGLVVPTILEKFKEKKAQVVQALQEAIDAVFLTTTLQNLSEDILAVMDNKNPSIKQQASLFLARSFRHCTPSTLPKSVLKPFCAAFLKQVNDSAPEVRDAAFEALGTAMKVVGEKAVSPYLTDLDKLKLDKIKECADKVELASGRAGRAGGRTVKKEKPPRAQPVEEAQAKPSGPPRKVPASKSAGPPKKGKSAAAAAGIKVKKAPEIMETELSLEVCEERSALVLPATCMQLLDSPNWKERLASMEEFQRAVEQMDKNDMPCQALVRMLAKKPGWKETNFQVMQMKLHIVGLIAQKGSFSKTSAFVVLDGLVDKVGDVKCGAKAKEALTAIGEACSLPWTAEQVVSLAFSQKNPKNQAEALNWLANAMKEFGFSGINVKGFINNVKTALGATNPAVRTAAIALLGVMYLYMGAPLRMFFEDEKPALLSQIDAEFEKMQGQSPPTSFRGSTRKGIEIEDEDGDELEEEEGGASDIMDLLPRADISDKITSELVSKIEDKNWKIRKEGLDEVAALISEARFIQPNVGELPNTLKARLTDSNKILVQQTLSILQQMATAMGPALKQHVKNLGFPIMTVLGDSKSTVRAAAMATLNAWEEQTGMKEWLDGEDLSEELRRENPFLKQEILGWLAEKLPTLRTASPDLMFLVPYLYTCLEDRNGDVRKKAQDALPTFMMHLGYEKMVKATGKLKPASKDQVVGMLEKARAVMPAKPAAPPAKAGPSKSTTSMSAGRAANGAGKTQCEDSGAFETKPETKKVKPGAAKGKGGIGKKTPVKMTAKEEEDKCGPIFILVPNAKEQRMKEEKALKILKWNFMTPRDEYVEQLKAQISTCLAKWLQDELFHFDFQHHVKAIGVMIERMEDEMEATISCLDLILKWFTLRFFDTNTSILMKALEYLKLLFSMLSRENYHLSEYEATSFVPYLILKVGESKDVVRKDVRSILTMLCNLYPASKVFTFLMEGTKSKNSKQRSECLEELGCLIESYGMNVCQPTPAKSLKEIAVHIGDRDTSVRNAALNTVVTVYNVCGDQVFKLIGNLSEKDMSMLEERIKRSAKKSPAAPVKQVEEKPQRAQPGNHNASQTRRAPQEEVPNKLKIMYRTYRIQARAQNARAEQSPPSVPKEFQLDLDMIENDHTRVGELPDLVQHKLDELLEPVTIPEPKIRAVSPHFDDLHNSIASTINFVISQVASGDINTSIQALAQIDEVLRQEDKAEAMSGHIDQFLIATLMQLRLIYNTHMADDRLDKAEIFKLYSCIIGNMLSLFSIEGLAREASMGVLKDLMHGLITLMLDSRVEDIEDGQQLIRSVNLLVVRVLEKSDQTNILSALLVLLQDSLITSAGSQKFSELVMKCLWRMIRFLPETINSINLDRILLDVHNFMKVFPKEKLKQLKSDVPHRTLKTLLHTLCKLRGAKILDHLSMIENRNESELETHLRRVVKHSSDMSIMKSDKGTEKGAMRVDEKISKAKVSDILSEIFKKIGSKENTKEGLTELYEYKQKYSDADIEPFLRNASQFFQSYVERGLRMIESEREGKGRIPPSNTVIPQHGTDITAYVPNPSSTPLCTNGEDIKPAVYYERLKILRQRHGLENSKQQQQQQLQLQEEDRPPLTSLLSKPSVASSTDMLHSKLSQLKESREHYHQDQTHSHSPTRSSSPSTNLDDLKKRLERIKSNRQ; translated from the exons ATGTGTTGAAACAATGAGGAAAGCTCTAAG TGAATTTGGTTCCAAGATCGTTTCGCTAAAACCAATTGTGAAATTGCTGCCAAAGCTGTTTGAGTCTCGTGAAAAAGCAGTCAGAGACGAGGCTAAATTGCTGGCTGTAGAGATCTATAAGTGGATTCGTGATGCCCTTCGTCCCCCGTTACAGCACATCAATTCCGTGCAG CTGAAAGAACTGGAGGAGGAGTGGGTAAAGCTGCCAGCGACAGCCCCGAGACAGAGTCGGTTTCTGCGCTCACAGCAACACCTGAAAGCCAAATTTGAGCAACAGCAGGCAGCTGGTGGGGATGAGGTGGATG GTGATGACGATGAAGAAGCCTCCCCTCAAGTGGATCCTTATGAGCTCCTAGAGGCTGTAGAGATTCTCTCTAAAGTTCCCAAAGACTTCTATGAGAAAATT gAGGCAAAGAAGTGGCAGGAGAGGAAAGAAGCCTTGGAAGCAATAGAAGTTCTGACGAAAAACCCCAAATTGGAAAATGGTGACTATGGAGACCTGGTCAGGGCACTGAAAAAG GTTGTAGGCAAAGATGCTAATGTCATGCTGGTGACACTCGCAGCAAAATGCATTGCTGGATTGGCAGCTGGTCTcaggaagaagtttggaacatATTCTGGACTA GTGGTGCCAACAATTTTAGAGAAGTTTAAGGAGAAGAAGGCACAAGTGGTTCAAGCCTTGCAAGAGGCTATTGATGCAGTCTTCCTAACT ACAACTCTTCAGAACCTCAGTGAAGATATTCTGGCTGTGATGGACAACAAGAATCCATCCATCAAGCAGCAAGCCTCATTGTTCCTGGCAAGAAGTTTCCGCCATTGCACTCCTTCCACGTTGCCAAAAAGTGTTCTCAAACCCTTTTGTGCTGCATTCCTCAAG CAAGTGAATGACTCAGCCCCCGAGGTGAGAGATGCTGCATTTGAAGCTCTGGGCACAGCCATGAAGGTGGTGGGGGAGAAAGCCGTCAGTCCTTATTTAACTGATCTGGACAAGCTCAAGCTTGACAAG ATAAAAGAATGTGCTGATAAAGTGGAGCTGGCTAGTGGCAGGgcggggagagcaggagggaggacAGTGAAGAAGGAGAAACCTCCCAGGGCCCAGCCTGTAGAAGAGGCCCAAGCAAAGCCCTCTGGACCTCCCAGGAAGGTTCCTGCTTCTAAG tCTGCTGGCCCTCCAAAGAAAGGAAAATCTgcggcagcagctgcaggcatCAAAGTAAAGAAGGCCCCAGAAATAATGGAGACTGAACTGTCT CTCGAGGTGTGTGAGGAGAGGTCTGCCCTTGTGCTTCCTGCCACCTGTATGCAGCTGCTGGACAGCCCTAACTGGAAGGAACGATTGGCCAGCATGGAGGAGTTCCAAAGG GCAGTAGAGCAAATGGATAAAAATGACATGCCATGCCAAGCTCTCGTCAGAATGCTGGCCAAGAAACCTGGCTGGAAAGAGACCAACTTCCAG GTGATGCAGATGAAGCTGCACATTGTGGGACTGATCGCTCAGAAGGGCAGCTTCTCCAAGACGTCAGCGTTTGTGGTGCTGGACGGGCTGGTGGATAAGGTGGGGGATGTGAAGTGTGGGGCGAAGGCGAAAGAGGCCCTGACCGCCATTGGAGAGGCCTGCTCCCTGCCGTGGACCGCAGAACAG GTCGTGTCACTGgctttttctcaaaagaaccCTAAAAACCAAGCTGAGGCATTGAACTGGCTGGCAAATGCCATGAAAGAATTCGGATTTTCAGG AATAAACGTTAAAGGATTCATCAATAATGTAAAGACTGCTTTGGGTGCAACCAACCCT GCTGTGAGGACGGCTGCGATTGCCCTGCTTGGTGTCATGTACCTTTACATGGGAGCTCCTCTGCGCATGTTCTTTGAGGATGAGAAGCCAGCCCTGCTCAGTCAGATAGATGCAGAGTTTGAAAAG ATGCAGGGCCAGTCTCCACCCACCTCCTTCAGAGGCTCCACCAGGAAGGGGATCGAGATTGAAGACGAGGATGGCGATGagctggaagaggaggagggtggagccAGTGACATCATGGACCTGTTGCCCAGAGCAGACATCAG TGACAAGATTACATCCGAGCTTGTGTCCAAGATTGAGGATAAGAACTGGAAAATCAGAAAGGAAGGGTTGGATGAGGTGGCAGCACTAATATCTGAGGCCAGATTTATTCAGCCGAATGTGGGTGAACTTCCTAATACACTCAAGGCCCGACTAACTGATTCCAACAAGATTCTG GTCCAGCAGACACTGTCTATCCTACAACAAATGGCCACTGCCATGGGCCCTGCCCTGAAGCAGCATGTGAAGAACCTGGGCTTCCCCATCATGACAGTGCTGGGTGATAGTAAG AGCACTGTGCGTGCTGCTGCCATGGCGACACTGAATGCCTGGGAGGAGCAAACAGGCATGAAGGAGTGGTTAGACGGGGAGGACCTCTCTGAAGAGCTCAGGAGGGAGAATCCGTTTCTCAAGCAGGAG ATTCTGGGTTGGCTGGCAGAGAAGCTTCCCACTCTGCGCACTGCATCCCCAGATCTAATGTTCCTCGTGCCCTACTTATACACCTGCCTGGAGGACCGAAACGGGGACGTCCGAAAGAAGGCCCAGGATGCTCTGCCTACATTCATGATGCACCTGGGATATGAGAAGATGGTCAAAGCCACTGGAAAACTTAAG CCTGCTTCCAAGGACCAGGTGGTGGGCATGCTGGAGAAGGCTCGCGCCGTCATGCCAGCCAAGCCTGCTGCTCCCCCAGCCAAAGCCGGCCCCTCAAAGTCTACCACCAGCATGTCTGCTGGAAGGGCTGCCAATG GGGCAGGCAAAACCCAGTGTGAAGATTCTGGGGCCTTTGAAACCAAACCAGAAACCAAGAAAGTCAAACCAGGAGCAGCCAAAGGAAAG GGAGGTATTGGAAAGAAGACCCCTGTCAAAATGACTGCcaaggaagaggaagacaagTGTGGCCCCATCTTTATCTTGGTTCCCAATGCAAAAGAGCAGAGGATGAAGGAGGAAAAAGCGCTGAAG atcTTGAAGTGGAACTTCATGACCCCCCGAGATGAGTATGTTGAGCAGCTAAAGGCTCAGATTTCCACTTGTCTGGCTAAGTGGCTTCAGGACGAGCTCTTCCATTTTGACTTCCAGCACCACGTTAAAGCCATTGGGGTCATGATCGAG CGCATGGAGGATGAGATGGAGGCCACCATCAGCTGCTTGGACCTGATCCTGAAGTGGTTCACACTGCGTTTCTTTGACACTAATACCAGCATTCTGATGAAAGCCCTGGAATACCTTAAGCTGCTCTTCTCCATGCTCAGCAGGGAGAACTACCACCTCAGCGAGTACGAGGCCACCTCATTTGTCCCCTACCTCATCCTCAAA GTCGGGGAATCTAAGGATGTTGTTCGCAAGGATGTACGCTCCATTCTCACCATGCTCTGCAATTTGTACCCTGCCAGTAAAGTCTTCACGTTCCTCATGGAGGGGACTAAGTCCAAGAACTCCAAGCAGCGATCGG AATGCTTAGAAGAGTTGGGCTGTTTGATTGAGTCGTATGGGATGAACGTTTGCCAGCCAACGCCAGCCAAGTCCCTCAAAGAGATAGCTGTGCATATTGGTGACCGTGACACCTCAGTGCGGAATGCCGCCCTCAACACTGTGGTTACAGTGTACAATGTCTGTGGGGACCAGGTTTTCAAACTCATTGgcaat CTCTCAGAGAAGGACATGAGCATGCTGGAGGAAAGGATCAAGCGTTCTGCTAAAAAGTCTCCAGCTGCACCCGTGaagcaggtggaggagaagcCCCAAAGAGCACAGCCAGGCAACCACAACGCCAGCCAGACTCGCAGAGCGCCCCAGGAAGAAGTGCCCAATAAGTTGAA AATTATGTATCGCACTTATAGGAT TCAGGCACGGGCCCAGAACGCTCGCGCTGAGCAGTCGCCCCCTTCGGTTCCCAAAGAGTTCCAGCTGGACCTGGACATGATCGAGAATGACCACACCAGGGTCGGCGAGCTGCCCGACCTTGTGCAGCATAAACTGGACGAGCTTCTGGAACCTGTGACCATCCCAGAACCCAA GATCCGTGCTGTCTCTCCCCACTTTGATGACCTGCACAACAGTATTGCCTCCACCATCAACTTTGTTATATCACAGGTGGCAAGTGGGGACATCAATACAAGCATCCAGGCCCTGGCACAG ATCGATGAGGTGCTGAGACAGGAAGACAAAGCAGAGGCAATGTCGGGTCACATCGATCAGTTCCTCATCGCCACCCTCATGCAGCTGCGCCTCATCTACAACACGCACATGGCTGACGACCGATTGGACAAGGCTGAAATCTTCAAGCTCTACAGCTGCATCATCGGCAACATGCTTTCT CTGTTTTCCATCGAGGGTCTGGCGCGGGAGGCCTCCATGGGCGTGCTGAAGGACCTGATGCACGGCCTCATCACTCTCATGCTGGACTCCCGGGTGGAGGACATCGAGGACGGCCAGCAGCTCATCCGCTCCGTCAACCTGCTTGTAGTGCGGGTGCTGGAGAAGTCGGACCAGACCAACATTTTGAG CGCACTGTTGGTACTGCTACAGGACAGCCTTATTACCAGTGCAGGCTCTCAGAAGTTCTCTGAGCTGGTCATGAAG TGTTTGTGGAGGATGATTCGCTTCCTCCCAGAGACCATCAACAGCATCAACCTGGACCGAATCCTGCTGGACGTCCACAACTTCATGAAGGTGTTCCCCAAGGAGAAGCTGAAGCAGTTGAAGAGTGACGTGCCCCACAGGACCTTGAAGACCCTGCTGCACACGCTCTGCAAGCTTCGAGGGGCCAAG ATCCTGGATCACCTGTCCATGATTGAGAACAGGAACGAGTCGGAGCTAGAAACCCACCTAAGGCGTGTCGTGAAGCACTCCAGTGACATGTCCATTATGAAGTCAGACAAAGGCACAGAGAAAGGAGCCATGCGAGTG GATGAAAAAATATCCAAAGCGAAAGTGAGCGACATCTTGTCGGAAATCTTCAAGAAGATCGGCTCAAAGGAAAACACTAAGGAG GGATTAACGGAGCTCTACGAGTACAAGCAGAAGTACTCGGACGCGGACATCGAGCCCTTCCTGAGAAATGCATCCCAGTTTTTCCAGAGTTACGTGGAGCGAGGGCTACGCATGATCGAGTCGGAGCGCGAGGGCAAGGGCAGGATCCCGCCCTCCAACACAG TAATTCCCCAACATGGTACAGACATCACTGCATATGTGCCAAACCCCAGCAGTACGCCACTCTGTACCAATGGGGAGGACATTAAGCCTGCCGTGTACTACGAGAGGTTGAAAATACTGAGGCAACGTCACGGACTGGAAAACTCGAAG cagcagcagcagcagcagctgcagctgcaggaggaggacagGCCCCCGCTGACATCACTGCTGTCCAAGCCCTCGGTGGCCTCCTCTACAGACATGCTGCACAGCAAACTGTCTCAGCTGAAGGAGTCGCGCGAGCACTACCACCAGGACCAGACCCACTCTCACAGCCCCACCCggtcctcctccccctccaccaatCTCGACGACCTCAAGAAGAGGCTGGAGAGAATAAAGAGCAACCGCCAATGA